The proteins below come from a single Petrotoga miotherma DSM 10691 genomic window:
- a CDS encoding DUF1385 domain-containing protein — MKPKPKTVGGQAVIEGVMMKGINTVVAVKRKDGSIAVKRLKDNSWGIWEKIPIIRGFFVLLHAMIIGMNALSYSAKVSGEEEEELTTKDMVIAILLAVAVATLGFGVLPVFITKPFNIESEFWFAFTEGFIRAFLVVAYIWGISFMKDIKRVFQYHGAEHKSVFTYENNEPLEVKYAKKYPTLHPRCGTSFLIITVFASIIVFAITGGLGFNSTLQKVISRIVLLPLVAGLAYEFQRFTAKIIDTKIGKILAYPGLLLQKITTKEPEKEQLEIGLISLEYALKENFDGEVILDNHGNLLENQGTESKIFAPDVTSLKTDS; from the coding sequence ATGAAACCAAAACCTAAAACCGTTGGTGGACAAGCGGTTATTGAAGGCGTAATGATGAAAGGAATAAATACCGTAGTCGCAGTGAAAAGAAAAGACGGAAGTATAGCGGTTAAAAGGTTAAAGGATAACTCTTGGGGGATTTGGGAAAAAATACCTATTATTAGAGGTTTTTTTGTATTACTACATGCAATGATAATTGGTATGAACGCATTATCTTATTCGGCTAAAGTATCCGGAGAAGAAGAGGAAGAATTAACTACAAAAGATATGGTTATTGCCATATTACTTGCTGTGGCAGTTGCAACCTTGGGGTTCGGTGTTTTACCTGTGTTTATAACTAAACCCTTCAACATTGAATCTGAATTTTGGTTTGCTTTCACTGAAGGTTTTATAAGAGCGTTTTTGGTTGTGGCCTATATCTGGGGCATTTCTTTTATGAAAGATATAAAAAGGGTTTTTCAATACCATGGAGCCGAACACAAAAGTGTATTTACCTACGAAAACAACGAGCCTTTAGAGGTCAAATACGCCAAAAAATACCCAACCTTGCATCCTAGATGTGGTACTAGTTTCTTGATAATTACGGTTTTTGCTTCGATTATTGTTTTTGCTATAACGGGTGGATTGGGCTTCAATTCAACTTTGCAGAAAGTAATTTCTAGAATAGTACTTCTTCCACTAGTTGCAGGTTTAGCTTACGAATTTCAAAGGTTTACTGCAAAAATCATTGACACAAAAATAGGAAAAATTCTTGCCTATCCAGGATTGTTGCTTCAAAAAATTACTACCAAGGAACCTGAAAAAGAACAATTGGAAATTGGACTAATATCTTTAGAATATGCACTCAAAGAAAATTTTGATGGTGAAGTAATTTTAGATAACCATGGAAACCTACTTGAAAATCAAGGTACAGAAAGCAAAATCTTTGCACCAGACGTAACTTCCCTCAAAACCGATTCTTGA
- a CDS encoding stage V sporulation protein S: protein MEVLKVSHSSAPNKVAGAIAGVLSKTDEVELQAIGAGAVNQAVKAIAIARRFIEAKGKEIYVIPGFVEVEVGSEKRTGIKFKVVAKVSEDISPEEYSQQ, encoded by the coding sequence ATGGAAGTGTTGAAAGTCAGTCATTCATCTGCACCTAACAAAGTTGCGGGAGCTATAGCAGGGGTTCTATCAAAAACAGACGAGGTTGAGCTACAAGCTATTGGGGCTGGAGCAGTTAATCAAGCAGTGAAGGCTATTGCAATTGCGAGGAGATTTATCGAGGCTAAGGGAAAGGAGATATACGTTATCCCTGGTTTTGTGGAGGTTGAAGTAGGTTCGGAAAAAAGAACAGGTATTAAATTTAAAGTAGTGGCAAAGGTTTCTGAAGATATTTCCCCCGAAGAGTATTCTCAACAGTAA
- a CDS encoding ABC transporter substrate-binding protein: MRKVLFTFFTILLSVVLSAEYLLVDDLGRLVSFEGEVNRVISAAPAVSDYIKYLGLEEKVVGVTDWDTHIDAEKIGNLVPLNLEKTVSLNPDVVFLTGGFQEPEISRLERYNIKSFVINPVNFNDIYRDIVLIGSILGEREKAQTLSNKLRQNVLNIAKSSFTWKNKPTVLYLMVQNNVAEIWTAGNGSYINELIAYAGGLNLAAPYTGNNGFLLVGPEFVVAQNPDIIIVASYYEGDESAKNTILNAEQFKNVKAVKEGKIVMVDGNKISQASPSLIDVLEQLYEYFGENR; encoded by the coding sequence ATGAGGAAGGTGTTATTTACATTTTTTACGATTTTGTTGTCGGTTGTTTTGAGTGCTGAGTATTTATTGGTGGATGATCTTGGAAGATTAGTCTCTTTTGAGGGAGAGGTTAACAGGGTTATTTCCGCCGCACCCGCTGTATCTGATTATATCAAATATTTAGGCTTAGAGGAAAAAGTAGTAGGCGTAACAGATTGGGATACCCATATAGATGCTGAAAAAATTGGTAATTTAGTGCCTTTGAATTTGGAGAAAACAGTTTCTTTGAATCCGGATGTTGTTTTTTTAACTGGAGGGTTTCAAGAACCTGAGATTAGTAGATTGGAAAGATACAATATCAAATCCTTTGTAATTAATCCAGTTAATTTTAATGATATCTATAGGGATATTGTATTAATTGGCAGTATCTTAGGCGAAAGAGAAAAAGCTCAAACTCTTTCAAATAAACTAAGACAAAATGTTTTAAATATAGCCAAAAGTTCTTTCACTTGGAAAAATAAACCAACGGTTTTATATTTAATGGTTCAAAATAATGTAGCTGAAATTTGGACGGCAGGAAACGGTTCATATATAAATGAATTAATTGCTTACGCTGGTGGATTAAACTTAGCCGCTCCTTATACGGGCAATAATGGGTTTTTACTGGTTGGCCCTGAATTCGTTGTTGCTCAAAATCCCGATATCATAATCGTTGCTTCCTACTACGAAGGCGACGAGAGTGCAAAAAATACTATCTTGAATGCCGAACAGTTTAAAAACGTAAAAGCTGTTAAAGAAGGGAAAATAGTTATGGTCGATGGTAACAAGATTTCTCAAGCTTCTCCATCATTGATCGATGTCCTTGAACAATTATATGAGTATTTTGGTGAAAACAGATGA
- a CDS encoding FecCD family ABC transporter permease, with the protein MRIIKKQGELPLVLFLITSSFILILLFTSFGSVKVPVKDIFASLIGKNSHDIYNNLILNIRLPRVVGSFLVGSILAVSGNVLQLVVQNPLADPYVLGISSGASFGAVLYTALSSIYGLSLFLGLETFSFLFGIFATFIVLILARQGKKLPVLSLILSGVIISFLFNSFTTLFTVMYWGNLIHVNTWLMGSTADLIWSDNFKFIFTLIIQFILVLLFSKQLNVLSMGDDMAVFSGINPDRLKLFLIVINVFAVSFTVSQVGIIGFVGLIIPHIVRMIKGPYSFVSNLYSFFIGGMFLMSADFVSRTLFAPTELPIGVVTSIVGAPIFIFVMRRKEKI; encoded by the coding sequence ATGAGAATCATCAAAAAACAAGGGGAGCTCCCCCTTGTTTTATTTCTCATAACCTCCAGTTTTATTTTAATTTTACTTTTCACATCTTTTGGGAGTGTGAAAGTTCCCGTTAAGGATATCTTCGCCTCTTTAATAGGTAAAAATAGTCACGATATTTACAACAATTTAATTTTAAACATTAGACTTCCAAGAGTGGTTGGAAGTTTTCTTGTGGGCAGCATATTGGCAGTTTCTGGGAATGTTTTACAATTGGTAGTACAAAATCCCCTAGCAGATCCATACGTTTTAGGAATCTCGTCAGGAGCAAGCTTTGGTGCAGTATTATACACAGCGTTGAGCAGCATTTATGGTCTTTCTCTTTTTCTTGGATTAGAAACTTTTTCTTTTCTTTTTGGCATATTTGCAACATTTATTGTTTTAATATTGGCGCGACAAGGTAAAAAACTTCCCGTTTTATCTCTAATACTAAGTGGCGTAATAATTAGCTTTTTGTTTAATTCATTTACTACACTTTTTACCGTGATGTACTGGGGAAACTTAATTCACGTCAACACATGGTTGATGGGAAGTACAGCAGATTTAATTTGGAGCGACAATTTTAAATTTATTTTTACACTTATCATTCAATTTATTTTAGTTTTATTATTTTCTAAACAACTGAACGTCCTTTCGATGGGGGATGACATGGCTGTATTCTCAGGGATAAATCCTGATCGATTGAAACTTTTTTTGATTGTAATAAACGTTTTTGCAGTATCTTTTACTGTGTCACAGGTAGGAATAATAGGTTTTGTGGGGCTTATAATCCCTCATATAGTTCGAATGATTAAAGGACCGTACTCGTTTGTTTCAAATTTGTACTCATTCTTCATTGGAGGAATGTTTTTAATGTCTGCGGATTTTGTTTCCAGAACATTATTTGCTCCCACAGAACTTCCTATCGGTGTGGTGACCTCAATAGTAGGAGCTCCAATATTCATTTTTGTAATGAGGAGAAAAGAGAAAATATGA
- a CDS encoding ABC transporter ATP-binding protein: MITFNNVRFTYGNGFFLKIDDLKIIKGDIISIIGPNGAGKSTLIKILSGILRNYKGEIILNHSELKNYSYKELSKKVAVVPQEFNTSFDYDLESIVSTSRIPFSKRISFFESEQDRRIIEEALQAVGLTNYKNKPFSSMSGGEKQKVMIARAIAQQTPILLLDEFSSHLDPGYTQNLLKLVKEMVTKEKKTVLAVFHDVNNAALFSDKIIVMKNGSVKYSGTPAEVLNESVMDEIFEMDAYIIKHPIKKVPQILFK; the protein is encoded by the coding sequence ATGATAACATTTAATAACGTCCGTTTCACTTATGGGAATGGCTTTTTTTTGAAAATCGACGATTTAAAAATAATAAAAGGAGATATTATTTCTATAATTGGCCCAAATGGAGCGGGTAAAAGTACTCTTATCAAGATTCTTTCAGGAATTCTGAGAAATTACAAAGGAGAAATAATACTAAACCATAGTGAATTAAAGAATTATTCTTACAAAGAGCTATCAAAAAAGGTAGCAGTTGTACCCCAAGAATTCAACACTTCTTTCGATTACGATTTGGAAAGTATTGTTTCAACGTCAAGAATACCTTTCTCAAAGAGAATAAGCTTTTTTGAATCCGAACAGGACAGAAGGATTATAGAGGAAGCCCTTCAAGCTGTTGGACTAACAAATTATAAGAACAAGCCCTTTTCATCTATGTCTGGAGGAGAAAAGCAAAAAGTTATGATAGCTCGGGCAATCGCCCAACAAACTCCCATATTGCTTTTAGATGAATTCTCTTCACATTTAGACCCAGGTTACACCCAAAATCTTTTGAAATTAGTTAAGGAAATGGTCACCAAAGAAAAGAAAACAGTTCTAGCAGTATTTCATGATGTGAACAACGCGGCATTATTCTCGGATAAAATAATAGTTATGAAGAATGGATCTGTTAAATATTCAGGTACACCAGCAGAGGTATTAAATGAATCTGTCATGGATGAAATCTTTGAAATGGATGCTTATATTATAAAACATCCGATAAAAAAAGTTCCTCAAATTTTATTCAAATAA
- a CDS encoding PfkB family carbohydrate kinase translates to MANIDVIGGIFLDIYIVKNDGYHNSEILQLPGGSALNVAIGLSQLGHNVRMFGNVGKDFVGNFLLERLSFHAVNVEWIKKVDQNTATFITMNEKPIAIDRRINDLDLIIPKKKSEYLFITTEINERLINSDIFQNYKKTFFDIGPRPKLINKRCENVFFIGNEKECENFLFNCDVVKLGEKGAKWGEKIVSLSGKKTPYGIGMGDVFDTVLIDGILNNLEKEQILHNAVNATQRISEYLGAYNKIINMKY, encoded by the coding sequence ATGGCTAATATCGATGTAATCGGTGGAATCTTTTTAGACATTTATATAGTTAAAAATGATGGTTATCACAATTCTGAAATTTTACAACTTCCGGGAGGATCGGCATTAAATGTGGCTATCGGTCTTTCTCAATTAGGCCATAATGTGAGGATGTTTGGTAATGTGGGAAAAGATTTTGTTGGAAATTTTTTATTGGAGCGCCTATCTTTTCATGCTGTTAATGTTGAATGGATAAAGAAGGTCGATCAAAATACCGCTACTTTTATTACAATGAATGAAAAGCCAATTGCAATAGATAGAAGAATAAATGATTTAGACTTGATTATACCAAAGAAAAAATCAGAGTATCTCTTCATCACTACCGAAATTAATGAACGCCTAATAAACAGCGATATTTTTCAGAATTACAAAAAAACCTTTTTTGATATAGGTCCTAGGCCAAAGTTAATAAATAAAAGGTGTGAAAATGTGTTTTTTATTGGTAACGAAAAAGAGTGTGAAAATTTTCTGTTTAATTGCGATGTTGTAAAGCTAGGGGAAAAAGGGGCTAAATGGGGTGAAAAAATAGTATCATTATCTGGCAAAAAAACGCCATATGGAATCGGTATGGGTGACGTGTTTGATACAGTCTTAATAGACGGAATTTTGAATAATTTAGAAAAAGAACAAATTCTACATAATGCTGTGAACGCTACTCAAAGAATTTCGGAATACTTAGGTGCTTACAACAAAATTATCAATATGAAGTATTAA
- a CDS encoding RrF2 family transcriptional regulator, which translates to MSLTIKSCYAIRGLYEMYKLQSRNKEEKNSKISISKIAESSGISQEFLAKIFAELKKTKIVASEKGKFGGFYFTKAPEEINLSEIVEVLEVPLSSYDCISEGECENQNNCPVEFVWRRVQDAIFNELSNITLKDVIEYGKKKEALAAKSQ; encoded by the coding sequence ATGTCGTTAACAATAAAGAGCTGTTATGCTATACGTGGTTTGTATGAAATGTATAAACTTCAGAGTAGAAACAAAGAAGAGAAAAACAGCAAAATCTCAATCTCGAAGATTGCGGAAAGTTCGGGTATTTCACAAGAATTTTTGGCAAAAATATTTGCCGAATTAAAAAAAACTAAAATAGTTGCTTCAGAAAAAGGCAAATTTGGAGGATTTTATTTTACAAAAGCACCTGAAGAAATCAATCTTTCAGAAATTGTAGAAGTCTTAGAAGTGCCGTTGAGCTCTTACGATTGTATTTCCGAAGGTGAATGTGAAAATCAAAATAATTGTCCCGTAGAGTTTGTCTGGAGAAGGGTACAAGATGCAATATTTAACGAGTTATCTAACATTACTTTAAAAGACGTGATAGAATACGGGAAAAAGAAGGAAGCTTTAGCGGCTAAAAGTCAATAG
- a CDS encoding class I fructose-bisphosphate aldolase: MDIDVIRNLLAEEADELLNFNSPKISKDQLYLPGPDWVDRIFVNSDRSPQVLKSLQLLFDHGRLAKTGYLSILPVDQGIEHSAGASFAPNPIYFDPENIVKLAIEGGCNAVASTLGVLGSVARKYAHKIPFIVKINHNELLTYPNTYDQILFANVKQAFELGATAIGATIYFGSKESDRQIVEISKAFHEAHELGMATVLWAYLRNNAFVRNGKDYHVSADLTGQANHLGVTIEADIVKQKLPQINGGYTALNEEEKYGKFSKKMYTDLVSDHPIDLARYQVVNNYMGRIGLINSGGPSGENDLANAVKTAVINKRAGGMGLISGRKAFQKPMKEGIEILNAIQDVYLCNEITVA; the protein is encoded by the coding sequence ATGGATATCGACGTTATTCGAAATCTTCTTGCTGAGGAGGCAGATGAATTACTGAACTTTAATTCACCAAAGATTTCAAAAGATCAATTGTATCTTCCTGGTCCAGATTGGGTAGATAGAATTTTTGTAAACTCAGATAGATCACCTCAAGTTTTAAAAAGTTTACAACTTTTATTTGATCACGGCAGATTGGCTAAAACGGGTTACTTGTCGATTCTTCCCGTTGATCAAGGAATAGAACATTCGGCGGGTGCCTCCTTTGCTCCCAATCCCATCTATTTTGATCCTGAAAATATCGTAAAATTAGCTATTGAAGGTGGCTGTAATGCGGTTGCTTCTACTCTAGGGGTTTTAGGAAGTGTGGCTAGAAAGTATGCTCATAAGATACCGTTTATCGTAAAAATTAACCACAATGAACTTTTAACTTATCCTAATACTTATGATCAAATACTCTTTGCCAACGTGAAGCAAGCATTTGAATTGGGGGCTACGGCTATCGGAGCAACTATATACTTTGGTTCCAAGGAAAGTGATAGGCAGATAGTTGAAATCAGTAAAGCTTTTCATGAGGCACATGAATTAGGCATGGCAACAGTATTATGGGCATATTTGAGAAACAATGCGTTTGTAAGAAACGGGAAAGATTATCACGTAAGTGCTGATTTAACAGGACAGGCAAATCACTTAGGGGTTACGATAGAAGCCGATATAGTTAAACAAAAATTGCCTCAAATAAACGGAGGTTATACAGCATTAAACGAAGAAGAAAAATACGGAAAATTCAGCAAAAAAATGTATACAGACTTAGTCTCAGATCATCCAATTGATTTGGCCCGATACCAAGTTGTTAACAATTATATGGGAAGAATTGGATTGATTAATTCCGGAGGACCTTCAGGAGAAAATGATTTAGCTAACGCTGTAAAAACCGCTGTTATCAATAAAAGAGCTGGAGGCATGGGACTTATAAGTGGACGAAAGGCGTTTCAAAAACCAATGAAAGAAGGAATAGAAATATTGAATGCCATACAAGATGTTTATCTCTGCAATGAAATCACAGTTGCTTAA
- a CDS encoding ECF transporter S component has protein sequence MEKATAHQTTLRRVARSPVYIALGVVVFSFLVHSIGNPMLGTIILPLHFVALMAGIMEGATIGLLVGALMPVLNFLLFGMPPFPVFIFMTIEVATYGFISGLLNKKNIYFDLIVSMLIGRGVYMIAYYTIGIILNINLSPLTSILMSYVFGIPGIILQLLFIPMIVKRMPFSVRAGGRVKS, from the coding sequence ATGGAGAAAGCTACCGCTCACCAGACAACCCTAAGAAGAGTTGCAAGATCACCTGTGTATATAGCGTTGGGAGTTGTTGTTTTTTCCTTTTTGGTTCATAGCATCGGTAATCCAATGCTGGGAACTATAATCTTACCGTTGCATTTTGTTGCTTTAATGGCTGGTATCATGGAAGGGGCAACGATTGGATTACTTGTAGGGGCTTTAATGCCTGTTTTAAATTTTTTACTTTTCGGTATGCCACCATTCCCTGTTTTCATATTTATGACCATAGAAGTTGCAACCTATGGATTTATATCAGGACTTTTAAATAAGAAAAACATATATTTTGATCTAATAGTATCTATGTTGATAGGTAGAGGCGTATATATGATAGCTTACTACACCATAGGAATAATACTTAACATAAATCTTAGTCCTTTAACTTCAATTTTAATGAGTTATGTGTTTGGAATTCCAGGTATAATTCTTCAACTGTTATTTATACCGATGATTGTGAAAAGAATGCCGTTTTCTGTTAGAGCGGGTGGCAGGGTGAAAAGTTAA
- a CDS encoding 2-phosphosulfolactate phosphatase: MGWKPISPQKKRRSIKITEESLFERELNVYFLPNENIKNHQLYILIDILRATSSISALVHCGAEEIFVTDDIEVAKELKNMGYLLAGEREAIKLEGFDFGNSPLEFLNNSDKIRKKSIVLTTSNGSKAMKKINELGDTIALSLLNFSSVVDFIVQKDFQNIGIVCSGTNGVVSLEDSYLAGLFVQKIMEKHTYNLNDGAKISLNLTKSKRSYVMNSDHAKRLKNLGLKDDLEFCFNMDLFQVVPYSKQNSYTFKNLITV, from the coding sequence ATGGGTTGGAAACCTATCTCACCCCAGAAGAAAAGGAGATCGATTAAGATAACAGAAGAAAGCCTCTTTGAACGAGAATTGAATGTCTATTTTCTACCGAATGAGAATATAAAAAATCATCAGCTCTATATCCTTATCGATATTTTAAGGGCTACTTCTAGTATATCTGCGTTAGTCCATTGTGGAGCAGAAGAAATTTTTGTAACCGACGACATCGAAGTGGCTAAAGAATTAAAAAATATGGGATATTTACTCGCCGGCGAAAGGGAAGCCATAAAGTTAGAAGGTTTTGATTTTGGCAATTCTCCTTTGGAATTTTTAAATAATTCTGATAAAATTAGGAAAAAATCGATTGTACTAACTACTTCCAACGGATCTAAAGCTATGAAAAAAATAAACGAACTGGGAGATACAATTGCGCTTTCATTGCTGAATTTCTCTTCTGTAGTTGATTTCATAGTACAAAAAGATTTTCAAAATATTGGCATAGTTTGCTCTGGCACCAATGGGGTCGTTTCTTTAGAAGATTCATATCTGGCTGGATTGTTTGTTCAAAAAATCATGGAAAAACATACTTACAACTTAAATGATGGCGCGAAGATATCTTTAAATTTAACTAAAAGCAAGAGAAGTTATGTCATGAATTCCGATCATGCCAAAAGGCTTAAAAATCTTGGGCTCAAAGATGATCTGGAATTTTGTTTCAACATGGATTTGTTTCAAGTAGTACCGTATTCAAAACAAAACAGTTATACATTCAAAAATTTAATTACAGTTTAG
- a CDS encoding histidine phosphatase family protein gives MDIYLVRHGATLWNKMGIWQGQRDVELDEEGISQAKATAERFKNMKIDGMYSSGLQRAIKTAEIINQYHNLRIKKDPDFNECNIGNWDGKKLEEILLNYKEELEYWHKDIWAVVEGVEALGDVQRRAVRAIKKIVKEHKLEDKIVVVAHGLAIRTIISWILNIPLNQHTAFRVDNTSVSHIIYEGDYRYVLASLNETWHLEYYGLETYLTPEEKEID, from the coding sequence TTGGATATTTACTTAGTAAGACATGGAGCTACACTTTGGAACAAAATGGGAATTTGGCAAGGCCAAAGAGACGTAGAACTTGATGAAGAAGGAATTAGTCAGGCTAAGGCAACTGCAGAAAGATTCAAAAATATGAAAATAGATGGAATGTATTCATCCGGTCTACAAAGAGCTATTAAAACGGCAGAAATCATCAATCAGTACCACAATTTGCGAATAAAAAAAGATCCTGATTTTAACGAATGTAATATAGGAAATTGGGATGGGAAAAAGTTAGAAGAGATACTTCTTAATTACAAAGAAGAATTAGAGTATTGGCACAAGGATATCTGGGCAGTGGTGGAAGGTGTTGAAGCTTTAGGGGATGTGCAAAGAAGGGCTGTAAGGGCTATAAAGAAAATAGTTAAGGAGCATAAATTAGAGGATAAAATAGTCGTGGTTGCACATGGTTTAGCTATTAGGACTATTATTTCCTGGATTCTTAATATTCCACTTAATCAACATACTGCTTTTAGAGTTGACAATACATCTGTCTCACACATCATATATGAAGGAGATTATAGATACGTTTTAGCTTCTTTAAACGAAACGTGGCACCTCGAATATTATGGGTTGGAAACCTATCTCACCCCAGAAGAAAAGGAGATCGATTAA
- the guaA gene encoding glutamine-hydrolyzing GMP synthase has product MEKILVIDYGSQYTQLLAKRIRDLGVFSEVVQYDDNISLNNVKGIILSGGPDSVYDIDAPDISDEILNAKLPILGICYGMQLMAKKLGGKVEQRGIAEYGKTKITITDQSLLFKKIPSTFNVWMSHKDMVTQVPEKFKITSLTSNNIISSFENESENIYCIQFHPEVRHTEFGIDILKNFIHGICGLKGSWTLMDFVENKIKEIKGTIGDKKAIIALSGGVDSSVAAVLTHKAIGNNLKAIFVNHGLLRMNEVEEVESTFRDYMGLNLITVDAQERFLSKLKGVRDPEQKRKIIGEEFIRVFEQEAKKEKDYGYLIQGTIYSDVIESAKSGKKTFKIKSHHNVGGLPENIDLNIVEPLKELFKDEVRSVGEILGLPREILYRHPFPGPGLAIRIIGEINEEKLTILKKVDNIFIKTLKETGWYDKVWQAFAVLIPVKTVGISGDKRSYGYVAALRSVDSVEGMTADWSKIPFEILDVVSSRITNEVEEITRVVYDISSKPPATIEWE; this is encoded by the coding sequence ATGGAAAAGATTCTTGTCATCGATTATGGTTCTCAGTACACTCAGCTTCTAGCAAAAAGGATTAGAGATCTGGGGGTATTTTCAGAAGTAGTTCAATATGACGATAATATATCACTTAACAATGTGAAAGGTATAATCTTATCCGGTGGACCAGACAGCGTTTATGATATCGATGCACCCGATATATCAGATGAAATTTTGAACGCCAAACTTCCTATTTTAGGTATTTGTTATGGGATGCAGCTTATGGCGAAAAAACTTGGTGGAAAGGTCGAACAAAGAGGTATAGCTGAGTATGGAAAAACGAAAATTACCATAACCGATCAATCCCTCTTATTTAAAAAGATTCCCAGTACATTTAACGTGTGGATGAGCCACAAGGATATGGTGACTCAGGTTCCCGAGAAATTTAAAATTACTTCTCTTACTTCAAACAATATCATCTCTTCTTTTGAAAACGAATCAGAAAATATATACTGCATCCAATTTCACCCTGAAGTTAGACATACTGAATTTGGAATTGATATATTGAAAAATTTCATTCATGGTATATGTGGTTTGAAAGGTTCATGGACCTTGATGGATTTTGTTGAAAATAAGATAAAAGAAATAAAAGGCACAATCGGTGATAAAAAGGCAATTATAGCTTTATCAGGGGGAGTAGATTCATCGGTTGCCGCTGTACTAACCCACAAGGCTATCGGCAACAACCTGAAAGCCATCTTTGTAAACCATGGCCTTTTGAGAATGAACGAGGTTGAAGAAGTTGAAAGTACGTTCAGAGACTATATGGGATTAAATTTGATAACAGTAGATGCCCAGGAGCGATTTTTAAGCAAATTAAAAGGGGTCAGGGATCCTGAACAAAAACGTAAGATCATAGGTGAAGAGTTCATAAGAGTTTTTGAGCAAGAGGCCAAAAAAGAAAAAGATTATGGGTATTTAATACAGGGAACAATATATTCAGATGTCATAGAAAGTGCAAAATCCGGGAAAAAGACATTCAAGATAAAGAGTCATCACAACGTGGGAGGACTTCCAGAGAATATAGATTTAAACATAGTGGAACCACTTAAAGAACTATTCAAAGACGAAGTTAGAAGCGTTGGAGAAATCTTGGGACTCCCGAGGGAGATACTTTACAGGCATCCATTTCCAGGACCGGGATTGGCAATTCGAATTATCGGAGAAATAAACGAGGAAAAATTGACAATTTTGAAAAAGGTAGATAATATTTTTATTAAAACTCTTAAAGAAACAGGTTGGTACGATAAGGTATGGCAGGCTTTCGCTGTTTTAATACCGGTAAAAACGGTAGGTATATCTGGTGATAAAAGGAGTTATGGTTATGTAGCAGCTTTAAGATCCGTTGATAGTGTAGAGGGTATGACTGCAGATTGGTCTAAAATTCCTTTTGAAATTTTAGACGTGGTTTCCAGCAGAATAACCAACGAAGTCGAAGAAATTACAAGAGTGGTTTACGATATTTCATCAAAACCCCCTGCTACAATAGAATGGGAATAA